One part of the Salinivirga cyanobacteriivorans genome encodes these proteins:
- a CDS encoding acetate--CoA ligase family protein, producing the protein MINKQLLNPRSIVVVGGSDDIHKPGGKVLKNLLDGQFKGDLHVVNPKLDEVQGLKSYRDVNDLPEVDLAIMAIAAKFCPDTIDILTKKKNTRAFIILSAGFSEENEEGAKLEADIVEKVNAVDGALIGPNCIGLLNQNYNGVFTTPIPQLDPQGVDFISGSGATAVFIMEAGVPKGLKFNSVYSVGNSAQLGVEEVLKHLDETYEEGKSSKVKLLYIENIDKPQMLLKHASSLIRKGCKIAAVKSGGSEAGSRAASSHTGALASSDVAVDAIFRKAGIVRCHGREELATVASIFMHPELKGKNIAIITHAGGPAVMLTDALSNGGLEIPHIEGPKADALLEKLFPGSSVSNPIDFLATGTAEQLGDIIDACENDFDNIDGMAVIFGSPGLFPVYDVYDLLDEKMKQCKKPIYPILPSVVNVADEIKSFIAKGRINFPDEVLFGNALSKVYHRAKPVPENPAIPEVDNTKIRQIIDQADNGYLTPEKVQELLDAAGITRAGESVTSDRDATVTAAEKLGFPVVMKVVGPVHKSDVGGVVLNVKDADTVRKEFDRMMQIKDTTAILMQPMLTGTELFVGAKREDKFGHMVMAGLGGIFIEVLKDVNAAIAPIEHEEAIGMIQRLRGYGIIKGTRGQDPINETEFAKIITHMGALMEAAPEIFEMDLNPLLGSKEKVVAVDARVRIEK; encoded by the coding sequence ATGATCAATAAACAACTATTAAATCCCCGCAGCATAGTAGTCGTTGGTGGCTCAGATGACATTCATAAACCAGGAGGCAAGGTATTGAAAAACCTACTGGACGGGCAGTTTAAAGGCGATTTACATGTGGTAAACCCCAAACTTGATGAAGTGCAGGGGTTAAAATCTTATCGCGATGTAAATGATTTGCCTGAAGTTGATCTGGCCATTATGGCAATAGCAGCAAAATTTTGCCCTGACACCATCGATATCCTTACGAAAAAGAAAAACACTCGTGCATTTATTATCCTGTCGGCAGGTTTTAGCGAAGAAAACGAAGAAGGAGCAAAACTGGAAGCTGATATAGTTGAAAAGGTAAATGCAGTGGATGGTGCACTGATTGGCCCGAACTGCATAGGCCTACTCAACCAGAACTACAATGGTGTGTTTACAACACCCATTCCGCAACTCGACCCACAGGGTGTGGATTTTATTTCAGGTTCGGGAGCCACAGCAGTATTCATTATGGAGGCCGGAGTGCCCAAAGGTTTAAAATTCAATAGTGTTTATTCAGTAGGCAATAGCGCTCAGCTTGGCGTTGAAGAAGTACTGAAACACCTCGATGAAACTTATGAAGAGGGAAAATCTTCGAAAGTTAAATTGCTCTACATCGAAAACATCGACAAACCTCAAATGCTGCTTAAGCATGCCAGTTCGCTGATTAGGAAAGGATGCAAAATTGCAGCAGTAAAATCAGGCGGTTCTGAAGCGGGTAGCAGAGCTGCATCGTCTCACACCGGGGCTCTTGCCAGCAGCGATGTGGCTGTAGATGCAATATTCCGCAAAGCCGGCATCGTACGCTGCCACGGCAGGGAAGAACTGGCAACAGTAGCATCAATATTTATGCACCCTGAGCTCAAGGGAAAAAACATAGCTATTATTACGCATGCCGGCGGGCCAGCTGTTATGCTCACCGATGCACTATCGAATGGCGGACTCGAAATTCCACACATCGAAGGACCAAAGGCCGACGCACTGCTGGAAAAACTTTTCCCCGGCTCATCGGTATCGAACCCCATTGACTTTTTAGCCACAGGCACAGCCGAACAGCTGGGAGACATTATAGATGCTTGTGAAAATGATTTTGACAACATCGATGGAATGGCTGTAATTTTTGGCAGTCCCGGGTTATTCCCTGTTTACGATGTTTACGACCTGCTTGATGAAAAAATGAAGCAATGCAAAAAACCCATCTACCCCATTTTACCATCGGTGGTAAACGTGGCCGATGAAATAAAATCTTTCATTGCCAAGGGCCGCATAAACTTCCCGGACGAGGTACTCTTCGGCAATGCACTTTCAAAAGTATACCACAGAGCAAAGCCAGTACCTGAAAATCCGGCTATTCCTGAGGTTGACAATACCAAAATAAGGCAGATTATTGACCAGGCTGACAATGGCTATCTTACACCTGAAAAAGTCCAGGAATTACTTGATGCAGCAGGAATAACCCGCGCAGGCGAATCGGTTACATCCGACCGCGATGCTACAGTAACAGCTGCAGAAAAATTAGGATTCCCAGTGGTCATGAAAGTTGTAGGGCCGGTTCACAAATCAGATGTAGGTGGCGTAGTACTTAATGTAAAAGATGCCGACACTGTAAGAAAAGAGTTTGACCGCATGATGCAGATAAAAGACACTACAGCCATTCTTATGCAGCCCATGCTCACGGGAACAGAGCTTTTTGTTGGCGCAAAACGTGAAGATAAATTCGGACACATGGTAATGGCAGGCCTGGGAGGTATCTTCATTGAAGTACTTAAGGACGTAAATGCCGCCATCGCTCCTATTGAACACGAAGAGGCAATCGGGATGATACAAAGACTACGTGGCTATGGCATTATTAAAGGCACACGTGGACAGGACCCGATAAACGAAACTGAATTTGCTAAAATCATCACCCACATGGGCGCATTGATGGAAGCTGCACCAGAAATATTCGAAATGGACCTCAATCCACTGCTAGGCTCAAAAGAAAAGGTTGTAGCTGTGGATGCAAGGGTTCGCATCGAAAAATAA
- a CDS encoding Mpv17/PMP22 family protein, protein MKKKDLIFALAVIAIFSPFFWSNTTYETYTGFNVQHGMIMAFIKFAILATLGEVIGLRIKTGQYIQKGFGVIPRAIVWGVIGLTIKMAFIIFATGTPEFLAYLGLNDAKTLMQGDLTWNKVLVAFCISAAMNVIYAPVMMTFHKITDTHIVDNNGTLKGFFSPIQFKEIFAKLDWKVQWNFVFKKTIPFFWIPAHTITFLLPPEFRVLFAALLGIMLGVFLAVAAQLGKKQEV, encoded by the coding sequence ATGAAGAAAAAGGACTTAATTTTTGCACTGGCGGTAATTGCCATTTTTTCACCTTTTTTTTGGTCGAATACAACATACGAAACTTATACAGGTTTCAATGTGCAACACGGAATGATCATGGCATTTATAAAATTTGCCATTCTGGCCACCCTTGGAGAGGTTATTGGCTTACGCATTAAAACAGGCCAGTATATTCAAAAAGGTTTTGGAGTTATACCGCGAGCCATTGTATGGGGGGTTATTGGCCTGACCATAAAAATGGCATTTATAATTTTTGCTACCGGCACACCTGAATTCCTGGCCTACCTGGGATTAAACGATGCAAAAACATTAATGCAGGGAGACCTCACGTGGAATAAGGTACTCGTGGCATTTTGCATAAGTGCGGCAATGAACGTTATTTATGCTCCGGTAATGATGACTTTTCATAAAATTACCGATACCCATATTGTGGACAATAACGGAACACTCAAAGGATTCTTCAGTCCAATTCAGTTTAAAGAAATTTTTGCAAAGCTCGACTGGAAAGTACAATGGAATTTTGTATTCAAAAAGACCATCCCATTTTTCTGGATACCGGCACATACCATAACTTTTTTGTTACCCCCCGAATTCAGGGTATTATTCGCAGCTTTGTTAGGTATTATGCTTGGTGTATTTTTAGCCGTTGCAGCGCAACTTGGTAAAAAACAGGAAGTTTAA
- a CDS encoding flavodoxin: MNTTGIFYAPKGGSTEKIARKIHQHLPSAALKSVPEASVDDMMHYDNLILGIATIGKETWNQEIKKSGWDLVMPHIDKADFTGKKVAIFGLGDSVTYDLHFVDAVGILGQKLRERGAELVGFTDTKDYNFRESKAIEGDQFMGLPIDEDFEEEKTDERIDQWVKDLTKKMS; this comes from the coding sequence ATGAATACAACAGGAATTTTTTACGCACCCAAAGGAGGAAGTACAGAAAAAATAGCCAGGAAAATTCATCAGCATCTGCCATCGGCTGCACTTAAAAGCGTGCCCGAAGCAAGTGTGGATGATATGATGCACTACGATAACCTGATACTGGGTATTGCCACAATTGGCAAAGAAACCTGGAACCAGGAGATCAAGAAAAGCGGATGGGACCTTGTTATGCCACATATTGATAAAGCTGATTTTACAGGAAAAAAAGTGGCTATTTTTGGTCTTGGCGACTCTGTAACTTACGACTTGCACTTTGTAGATGCAGTTGGTATTTTAGGACAAAAACTCAGAGAACGCGGCGCAGAATTGGTTGGTTTTACCGATACCAAAGACTATAACTTCAGAGAATCGAAAGCCATTGAGGGAGACCAGTTCATGGGACTGCCCATAGATGAAGATTTTGAGGAAGAAAAAACCGACGAACGTATTGATCAATGGGTCAAAGATTTAACAAAAAAAATGTCGTAA
- a CDS encoding sigma-70 family RNA polymerase sigma factor, with amino-acid sequence MRQLKITKQVTNRDTASLDKYLHEIGKVELLTADEEVALARRIRKGDTTALDKLIRANLRFVVSVSKQYQNQGLSLPDLINEGNLGLIKAAQRFDETRGFKFISYAVWWIRQSILQALAEQARIVRLPLNKIGSINKINKKLNQLEQDFEREPSADEIAKALEISPNEVKKSMANSGRHVSMDAPISAEEEGTMYDVMQSDDMPSPDRTLINDSLRKEIDRALTTLSRREGDILRCYFGLNSQPPSTLEEIGEKFDLTRERVRQIKEKAIRRLKHTSRSKNLKMYLG; translated from the coding sequence ATGAGACAACTCAAGATTACCAAGCAGGTTACAAATCGTGATACAGCTTCACTTGATAAGTACCTGCATGAAATCGGCAAAGTAGAGCTCCTAACCGCAGACGAAGAGGTGGCATTGGCCAGACGCATCAGAAAAGGTGATACAACTGCCCTTGATAAACTCATAAGGGCCAATCTTCGATTTGTTGTTTCTGTAAGTAAACAATACCAAAATCAGGGTTTAAGCTTACCAGATTTAATTAACGAAGGGAATTTGGGCTTAATTAAAGCCGCACAGCGCTTTGACGAAACACGTGGATTTAAATTTATTTCTTATGCAGTATGGTGGATTCGCCAGTCCATACTTCAGGCGCTGGCCGAACAAGCACGCATTGTGAGGCTTCCGCTGAATAAAATTGGGTCTATCAACAAAATCAACAAGAAGCTCAACCAACTGGAGCAGGATTTTGAACGGGAACCATCGGCAGATGAAATTGCCAAAGCACTGGAAATCTCGCCTAACGAGGTAAAAAAATCAATGGCTAACTCAGGCCGGCACGTCAGTATGGATGCACCTATTTCTGCAGAAGAAGAAGGCACCATGTATGATGTAATGCAAAGCGACGACATGCCCAGCCCCGATCGCACATTGATAAATGATTCCCTGCGAAAAGAAATCGACCGGGCCCTAACCACCCTCTCGCGCAGAGAAGGCGACATTCTTCGTTGCTATTTTGGCCTGAACAGCCAGCCACCCAGCACACTGGAAGAAATTGGCGAAAAATTTGACCTGACACGTGAACGTGTTCGTCAAATTAAAGAAAAGGCCATCAGGAGATTAAAACATACTTCACGTAGTAAAAACCTTAAAATGTATCTTGGATGA
- the rpe gene encoding ribulose-phosphate 3-epimerase yields the protein MAKLVSPSMLSANFLNLENDIKMVNDSEADWFHLDVMDGMYVPNISFGLPIVKQINKIAKKPLDVHLMIAQPERYIKDFKAAGADILTIHYEASTHLHRSIQAIKAEGMKAGVAINPHTNVTLLEDVLKDIDMVLIMSVNPGFGGQKFIEQSIHKIKRLRMEIESSGAQTMIQVDGGVDNTNAATLYDAGADCLVAGSYVFKANDPQEAISLLKKA from the coding sequence ATGGCAAAATTAGTATCACCATCAATGCTCTCTGCAAATTTTCTCAACCTTGAAAATGATATTAAAATGGTCAATGATAGCGAGGCAGATTGGTTCCACCTCGATGTAATGGACGGAATGTACGTACCCAATATTTCATTCGGCCTCCCTATCGTAAAGCAAATAAACAAAATAGCTAAAAAACCTTTAGATGTACACCTGATGATTGCTCAACCAGAGAGGTATATCAAAGATTTTAAAGCAGCAGGAGCCGACATCCTCACCATTCATTACGAAGCTTCAACACACCTGCACCGGAGCATTCAGGCCATTAAAGCTGAGGGCATGAAAGCTGGTGTCGCCATCAACCCACATACCAATGTTACACTTTTAGAAGATGTGCTCAAAGACATTGACATGGTGCTTATAATGTCTGTCAATCCTGGTTTTGGAGGACAAAAATTCATTGAGCAATCTATCCACAAAATTAAGCGGTTACGTATGGAAATTGAAAGTAGTGGGGCTCAAACCATGATACAGGTGGATGGCGGTGTAGACAACACCAATGCAGCCACGCTTTATGATGCCGGGGCCGACTGCCTTGTGGCCGGTAGTTACGTATTCAAAGCCAATGATCCTCAAGAAGCCATTTCCCTGTTAAAGAAAGCCTGA
- a CDS encoding NAD(P)-dependent oxidoreductase → MGKRNLRIGILRETKTPPDRRVPLSPPQILDAKAQFKEVDFVIQPSSIRCYKDEEYKYLKLPLSEDLSDCDILMGVKEVDKSTFLPDKTYIFFAHVAKKQAYNREMLKEMMRKKITLIDYEYLTTPDGARVVAFGRWAGIVGAYNALRARGIRTDSFHLKPAHQCHDMDEMFAGLRKVQLRSKKILVTGEGRVASGALETLDQLNIRKVSKEDFLNKDFDEPVLCQIGPQDYVEHKDGLPFDFNHFIQHPTEYRSSFKPFSKVTDIFIACHFWDEKSPHFLSKADYRDPDFQISVIADVSCDINGPIPSTLRASTIAEPFYGYNPNLEQEEPAFSSADNITVMAVDNLPGELPRDASQDFGEALLQNVFDAIVHEDKQKIVERATILKNGELTPRYAYLADYVAGKE, encoded by the coding sequence ATGGGAAAGAGAAATTTACGAATCGGTATACTGCGCGAAACCAAGACGCCGCCCGACCGTAGAGTGCCTTTATCTCCTCCGCAAATTTTAGATGCAAAGGCACAATTTAAAGAGGTTGATTTTGTAATTCAGCCAAGTTCTATCAGATGCTACAAAGATGAGGAATACAAATACCTGAAATTGCCCCTGTCTGAAGATTTAAGCGATTGTGATATATTGATGGGCGTTAAAGAGGTTGACAAATCTACTTTTTTGCCAGACAAAACTTATATATTTTTCGCACACGTTGCCAAAAAGCAAGCCTACAACAGGGAAATGCTTAAGGAGATGATGCGTAAGAAAATTACCCTGATCGATTACGAATATCTCACTACACCCGATGGTGCACGTGTGGTTGCTTTTGGGCGATGGGCCGGCATCGTTGGTGCATACAATGCCCTGCGCGCAAGAGGTATCAGAACCGATAGTTTTCACCTTAAACCTGCGCACCAATGTCACGATATGGATGAGATGTTTGCCGGTTTACGCAAGGTACAACTGCGCAGTAAGAAAATCCTGGTAACAGGCGAGGGGAGAGTTGCTTCCGGAGCGCTAGAAACGTTGGATCAGTTGAATATACGAAAGGTTTCAAAAGAAGACTTTCTGAATAAAGATTTTGATGAACCGGTTTTGTGTCAGATTGGACCGCAAGATTATGTAGAGCATAAAGATGGTCTGCCCTTTGATTTCAACCATTTCATACAACATCCGACCGAATACAGGTCCTCGTTCAAACCTTTTTCAAAAGTTACCGATATTTTCATTGCATGCCATTTCTGGGATGAAAAGTCGCCACATTTCCTCTCCAAAGCGGATTATCGTGATCCAGATTTCCAGATTTCAGTGATTGCCGATGTCAGTTGCGATATCAATGGTCCTATTCCATCAACCCTGAGGGCTTCAACCATTGCAGAGCCTTTTTATGGGTACAATCCAAACCTGGAGCAGGAGGAGCCGGCCTTCAGCAGTGCTGATAACATTACCGTAATGGCTGTAGATAATTTGCCCGGTGAATTGCCACGCGATGCATCACAGGATTTTGGCGAGGCCTTGTTGCAAAATGTATTCGATGCTATTGTGCATGAGGATAAACAGAAGATCGTTGAACGTGCCACCATATTAAAAAACGGAGAATTAACCCCGCGCTATGCCTACCTGGCTGATTATGTTGCGGGAAAAGAATAG
- a CDS encoding four helix bundle protein, protein MFDFEKLSVYQKAKRYNKNVAGFLASTKTDRTTNDQLRRAAFSIMLNIAEGAGRFTNADKRNFYVIARGSAFECVAIFDYLKDCDTIEETQYTAFYHELEEISKMLFALIKSLK, encoded by the coding sequence ATGTTTGATTTCGAAAAGCTCTCTGTCTATCAAAAAGCCAAAAGGTATAATAAAAATGTTGCCGGCTTTTTGGCCAGCACAAAAACTGACCGTACAACTAACGACCAACTTCGAAGAGCAGCTTTCAGTATAATGCTTAATATTGCAGAAGGTGCTGGCAGATTTACCAATGCAGATAAAAGAAACTTTTATGTAATTGCCCGTGGCTCAGCATTTGAATGTGTGGCCATTTTTGACTACCTTAAAGATTGCGATACAATAGAAGAAACTCAGTACACAGCATTCTATCATGAACTTGAAGAAATCTCTAAAATGCTCTTTGCACTCATTAAATCACTTAAGTAA
- a CDS encoding GIY-YIG nuclease family protein, whose protein sequence is MKLYTGCTSNLKNRLKAHNLGKVKSTKTRLPTSLISATAFTDKYKAYKSEKYLKSGSGRAFVKRHLI, encoded by the coding sequence ATTAAACTCTACACCGGCTGTACCTCAAACCTTAAGAACAGACTAAAAGCCCATAATTTGGGTAAAGTTAAATCTACAAAAACAAGGCTTCCCACAAGTTTAATCAGTGCTACAGCCTTTACAGATAAATACAAAGCTTACAAATCCGAAAAGTACCTCAAATCGGGCTCTGGAAGAGCTTTTGTAAAACGCCATCTGATTTGA